The nucleotide window AGACAAGGAACGCTTTGAACCGTTGTTCCAAACACCTGCACTTATCGATGCTAAGCAATTGAATACTGTTATTTGGTCGCTCGCAGCGGGTATAGTATTATATCTTTTATTAAGAGCTATCCTGCGCAAGCGCGTTGCTGCCGCATTACAACCGTGGACGAAAAATATCAACATGGATCTCGTGGATGAGATTGGCTATCGTTCCGTTTTAATCGGCTTCCCGGTCTTCACGCTTGGCGGTCTGATTTTTGCGATGATTTGGGCCCAAATTGCCTGGACACGCTTCTGGGGCTGGGATCCAAAGGAAGTATGGGCATTGATAACCTGGCTTTTCTATGCAGCTTTCTTGCATTTGCGCCTTTCAAAAGGATGGCATGGTGAAAAATCTGCATGGCTAGCGGTAATTGGCTTTATCATTATCATGTTCAACCTTGTTGCAGTTAACCTAGTTATTGCAGGTCTGCATTCTTATGCAGGTTCGTGATTTGTGTCAATTTTATGACTGCCTTCACTGTTTTAAGTGAAGGCCTTTTTTAAAAAATCGTGGCAAGTAGGCGCATGTTTATGTAAAATAATCGCAGGGAGGGATATACCTTATGGAAAAAGACGTGAAGATTTTAGTTGTGGATGATGAAGAAAGAATTAGAAGATTATTAAAGATGTATCTTGAAAGAGAGAACTATATAATTGATGAAGCAGAAGATGGTAATGAAGCGCTGGCAAAATCGATTGCCAACGATTATGATGTAATCCTTCTTGATTTGATGATGCCTGGGAAAGACGGGATCGAGGTTTGTCGTGATCTCCGTGAAAAGAAGTCAACACCTGTTATCATGCTAACCGCTAAAGGCGAAGAAGTGAACAGGGTACAAGGCTTCGAGGTCGGTACTGATGATTATATCGTCAAACCTTTCAGTCCTCGTGAAGTTGTCCTGAGAGTCAAAGCTATGCTGCGCCGTTCATCGAGCACAAGCTACCTGCAGACAGAGACGACTGCTAAAGATGTGATTGTTTTCCCTCATTTAACCATTGATAATGATGCCCATAGGGTTTTGGCAGATGGCAAAGAAGTGAGCCTGACGCCTAAGGAATATGAACTGCTATACTTCCTTGCAAAAGCTCCAGATAAAGTTTTTGATCGTGAGCAATTATTGAAAGAAGTTTGGCATTATGAATTTTTCGGTGATTTGCGAACCGTCGATACACATGTTAAAAGACTGCGCGAAAAGCTGAATAAAGTATCTGAACAGGCTGCGAAAATGATCGTGACAGTCTGGGGGGGTTGGCTACAAGTTCGAGGTAGTCAATGAATGATGTTTTGGCGCAGTGTAGTAGGTAAACTTTGGATTACCATCCTTTTACTGGTTTCATTTGTGTTATTCATCTTGACAGTCATGCTGATGGAGTTCTTTGAGAACTATCACATTAATGAAACCAGAAAAGGAATGACCAATACTGCAGAGAAAATAGCCAGGGTTCTGGAAGACCATCCTGGCCAGGAGGAACAATTAGGGCCTGGAGATTGCATGGGAAATGGTTGATGATGACTCCAGGGTAACAGTCATCAAAAATCGGGATACTTATTTTTACTCACCTGGTGGAGACGACGCGACACATGTCCCAATTTCATTTTTTATGGACGATCAGGATCTTTCTTCGGTTTTTGAGAAGGACAAGACTGTTGATATCATCACGCCCTTGCCAGGGATATCAAACGAAGTTGATGATACTCAATATTTAATGATCGGCGTTCCGCTGGACCAGTTTGAGCAAGAGAACGGTGCAGTTTTCATTTATCAGTCCCTTGAAGTGATGGAAGAGACAACCCGGCTGACAACCAAGTTCATCTTGCTTGCTGCAGGAGTCGCTATCGTCCTTACCACCATATTTGCCTTTTTCCTGTCCACCAGAATTACTGCACCTTTGCGGAAAATGAGGGAGGCAGCCTTTGAAGTAGCCAGAGGAAAGTTCGACACAAAGGTACCAATCCTTACTCATGATGAAATTGGGGAATTAGCAACCGCCTTCAATCAGATGGGCAGGCAGCTAAAATTCAATATGAATGCATTGAGTCAGGAAAAAGAACAGCTGACAAGCATCCTTAGCAGCATGGCAGATGGAGTCATCACATTCAATCGGGATGGTACAATCCTGATTACGAATCCGCCTGCTGAAGTATTCCTGAGGTATTGGTATTATGAACAGGGTCTTGCTTCCGAGAACACAGATGCCGTCCCTTCTGAGGTGATGGAGTTATTCCAACTCGCAGTAAATACGGAGAAAGAACAGGTTGGTGAGATTACTGCCCAGGGAAGAACCTGGGTGATCATCGTCAGCCCGCTTTATAATAAAAGATTCATCCGTGGTGCTGTTGCTGTAGTCCGGGATATGACAGAGGAACGAAAGCTTGACAAGATGAGAGAAGATTTCATCGCGAATGTTTCACACGAATTAAGGACGCCAATTTCGATGATGCAAGGATACAGTGAAGCGATTGTCGATGACATCGCTCAAACGGATGAAGAAAAGAAGGAAATGGCTAAGGTCATATATGATGAATCCCTGCGGATGGGCCGCCTTGTTAATGAACTTCTTGACCTGGCACGCATGGAAGCAGGTCATATCCTTCTGAACGTTGAATCTGTCGAAATTAATCCCTATGTAAATCGAATTATCCGTAAATTCCATGGCTTGGCGAAGGAAAAGGGAATTGAGTTATCTGTCCAGGTTAATGCAGAGGAAGAGGATTTCCGTTTTGATCCAGACCGCATCGAACAGGTCCTAACTAACCTGATCGATAATGCAATCAGGCATGTACCGGATTCGGCATCCGTTGTGGTCAGCGGAAGAACCGATGAAAAAGGCTTATATTTCGAAGTAAGCGACCAGGGACCTGGTATCCCTGAAGAAGACTTGCCATTCTTGTTCGAGAGGTTTTATAAAGGCGATAAATCCAGGACTCGCGGTGTATCTGGCACCGGCCTTGGACTAGCGATTGCCAAGAATATTATCGACGCACATCGAGGCAATATTTCTGTAAAAAGCAAACTCGGACAAGGTACGACATTTTCCTTTTTCATCCCTCGAAATATTGAATAACTTGCCGACTATTCTTGATTCACGAGGAACAATGAATATTAACTTCAAGTCCATGCCGTTTTGGGGTGGACTTGTTTGTGTTTCTAAAGGAAAGACAAGATGAATCCGTGGTAGTAAACTCTAAGAAAAGTCTGCCTCCCTTTCTATTGGACAAACAAAGACGGGAATGGGTGTAAAATGTCCGTAAGACCTCTTCTATTGGACAAACTCCAAGGGGATCAAGAGGAAAGTGTCCGTTAAAACCCTTCTATCGGACAAACTCCAAAGGGAACAAGGGAAAAGTGTCCGTTAGAGCCCTTCTATCGGACAAACTCCAAGAGGAACGAGGGGAAGGTGTCCGTTAGAACCCTTCTATCGGACAAACTCGAGGGGAAACAAAGAGAGAGGGTCCATTAGAGCGTTGATAGAGGATATCATTTAAAGCAAAACCCATCGTTAGGTTTAGGGAATTTTTTTTAATTAAAGGATCTGTATTAAATATTTTGTCCCCGAAAAATCCTTTCTTTTCCATTCTAAAAATAATATAGTTAATATGAAACTTTTATTAATACTTTACGACTAATCTAATGAATACGGAGGCGAATAGAGCTATGAACTCCGTTTTTGATGAATTGTATCAAAAATATCATCATGACGTTTTTCAATTTTTATTTTATATGGTTAAAAGCAGGGAGCTTGCTGAAGACCTTGTACAGGAAGTATACATTCGTGTTTTGAAGGCATACGACCGGTTTGAGGGAAAGAGCAGTGAAAAGACATGGCTGTTCTCGATTGCCAAAAATGTCGCCATTGATCATTTCCGCAAACAGAAGGGCTGGAAGCAGCGATTGCTTGAGTCCTTTGATATGTCTGCACGGCAGGTTAGGGACGATCAGCCTCTTCCTGAAGAGATGGCACTTCAAAGTGAAGAGATTCAAGTGATATACAAATGCCTTGACCAATGCACGGTTGACCAGCGAATGGTCATCATCATGCGCTATATACATGAATTAACTATCAGCGAAACAGCAGAAGCTTTATCATGGACGGAAAGTAAGGTAAAGACGACTCAGCACCGTGCTCTGAAGACATTGAAAAAGCTGATGGAAGAAATGATTGAAAAGGAAGGGATGACTAGTGAAAAAGTCACAGCTAAGCGATAAGCAGCTAGAAGACATCCTCGGCCAAATGCCTAAGGTTAAAGATCATCGCGACTCTCGTGACATTTATCAGAATATCGCCCATCGTGTTGAAAAAAGGAAAAAAATGCCGACATGGGTCATTCCGGGTGCGGCACTGGCAGCTGTACTATTCCTCGCGTTCATCCTTTCACCGGGATTGATGGGTGTGAACCACTCCGCCGATAAGAGCATGGAAAGCAATTCTGCTTCTGATGCCAAATCGTCCATGGAGATGGATACAGCTGTCAGGGATGATACAGCAAATGAAAGTGCTAGCCAGGAGGAGAGCACTCTCATGATGGATGCAGCCGATGGTGATGTTGAGAAAAAGAGCAAAGAGTTCTCAGCAATGGATAAGGCAAATTCATATGACGGCCTGATTTCTTTATATCCAGAAGAGGTAGACATTGAGACTTCAGAAACCTTCACTTATGCAATTCCTGATGACCAGGCTATGGCGATCGTTCCGGTTACCGTCACAACACCGAAAGAAGAAGGCAAGTCCCTGATAGAGAGTTATACCGAAACGATGCCCAAGCTAAAGGAGAAGGAATGGGGATTGACCGATTATTATCCTATGGATGCAACCTGGAACTTTGATGAAGCCACGAAGACTTTGACCATGGATGTGAAACAAGATCACCCTTATCGTGATGGAAGTGCAGCGAATATCATGTTTGTCGAATCGATGACGCAAAATTTCTCTGGAGCAGGTATAGATAAAATGGTTCTCACAACAGAGGGCAAACCAGGGATCGAATTAAGCAACTATGGCCAAATGAAAGAACTCCCACTCAACACAGAATCAAAAAATAGAAGGGGATACTTATTTTTGACAGTGGAAGGTATGCCAAATCCGTACCTAGTGCCGACAAAAGAACAGCATGAAACAATAGGAGCTGCCTTCGCGCAGATGTGGAAAGGTGATGAAATAGGATACCTCTCAGCATCACTTCCGGAAGATTTCAGCTTGGCACAAACCAATACAACTGCAGATGGTATATTAGAGATTACCTTAGATAAAAATACAACCCTGGACGATAGTTTCCTGCCAAATCTTGAGGCAGTCTTAATGACAGCGAGGGAGTTTGATTACTCTGGAGTCAGGTTCACAAATGCGAACATCGACCAGCTTGGACCTTTTAATCTGAACGTAGTTCTTCCCCTGCCACTCGCTCCAAACAAAAAAAATATTGATTAATAAAGAAAGGCTACTAGGTCTTTCTTTTTTTTGTGGATTTGATATAACTGAAATCCCTATTGTAAAACAAATTTTCCTTCTTTTGCATAAAAAAGCAGTTTACCACCAATTATAACGAATGTGCTTTTTTAGCTGCTGCTTTTCCTGCCTGAACAGTTCTAATATCGTACAGGCTGTCATAGGGATGGAAAGGGAGTAAAAAGTTAAGGAGGAAAAAAATGCAGGATTACATAAAGCGTTTACTCATAGCCGGGATCATGGCACTCTGTATCAGCTTGTTATTTCTTGGCGGAAAGCACTCACAGGCAGAAATGCTCAATATAAAGGAATTGACTTCAGATTGGGTTTGGCCAGCTGAAGGGGTCATTACGGATTTATATGGAACACGTCATGGCCACCACAAGGGAATTGACATTGCCGGTGAATTCAAAACACCTATACATAGTGTTGATAAAGGAGTAGTAACAAAGTCTTATTATTCAGGCTCTTATGGACATGTTGTGTTCATCAAGCATGATAACAACCTTGAAACTGTATATGCTCATTTGAACAAAAGAAATGTCAAAAAAAGGGCAGGCCGTTCAGCAAGGTGATATTATCGGCCTGATGGGAAATACAGGGGATTCTTCTGGAGTTCATCTCCATTTTGAAATCCATGAAGAAAAATGGACATATGATAAGGGAAATGCCGTAGATCCCGTGCTGGCTTTGGGAGAAGCAACTGTAGGACAACCTATAGTAGCGATGGAGCAAAAAAGTAATCAAGTGACGCTGGAAACAATCGCGAAGCTGCGTCTGACAGATGATACCACCAATGGAAGTCAAGGCGAGAACCTAATTGGTGAAGGTGTAGAAATTAATGGACAGAATCCAGTGGCTAGTGTACCTCAATCAGTTGAAAGACAGCTAAAGCATACTGTACAGAGAGGAGACACGCTATGGTCAATAGCGGATCACTATAATACTTCGGTAGAAGCGATTAAGCAAACAAATAATATAAATAATAGCATTATCACTCAAGGTGATATATTGATAATTGAGAAGTCAGCTGGAAAGAGTTATGTCGTTTCTTCAGGAGATACACTCCATTCGATCGCAAGAAAGACAAATACATCTGTGGGAAAATTAAAAGCATTGAACAATCTGACATCTGACACGATACAGCCTCAGCAAATATTAATTACCCGATAATCTATCCTTGTACCGGTTATAATCTGAAAGTATAATAGGTAAAACGGTCACAAAGGGGATGGGGACTATGCTGACGGATTACCACAACCATTTGGAAAGAGGCACATTGACGCTGGACTATTTAAAGCAGTTTACTGATACGGCGGCTCAAAAAGGAATCCAGCATTTCGGGATTTCTGAGCATGCATATCACTTTTATCAGACTGCGAATATTTTACGCAACAGCTGGGTGGATGAACGCAGATTTTATGATATGGCAGATTATGTCCATCTTTTTGAGAAAGCCTGGAGAAACGAAATTGACGTTAAAATGTCCATCGAGATGGACTATACCCCTGGAAAGCATAAGGAGATGGAACAGTTTATCAAAAGCTATAACTTCGATTATGTAATCGGATCAATTCATTGGATTGATGATTTTGGGATAGACCTTGCAGAGTTTCGCGAAGAATGGGACAAAAGAGATGTTTATGAAGTTTACAGAAGTTATTTTGATCAGGTGGTAACGCTGGCTCAATCCAATCTTTTTGATATCATTGGTCATATTGATCTGGTAAAAATTTTTAAGTATGTGCCTGAAGATGAAAACTTCCTCATGGAACAGTATGACCGTGCGACCTCAGCATTGGCACAGTCCAAGACATGTGTGGAAATTAGCACAGCCGGACTGCGGAAGCCTACTCAGACTTTGTATCCAGACAAAAAATTATTGCAGATGTGCTTTGATAAGAAAATACCAATCGTCTTGTCATCTGATGCCCATGTACCTGAGCATGTCGGTGCTGATTTCGATCAGGCTCTTGAGCTAGCTCGGGAAGTTGGCTATGAGGAAATCGTGACCTTTTCCAAAGGTGAGCGAAAATCCTATCCTTTGGGATAACGCAGCTAATTTTCTTATGATGCAGAACGCCCCCAAAAAAACACAGGCCTCGCTAATTGGAGGCCTGTTCGCGGTGTTTATAGAACGATACTATTGATTGTGACAATGTCCTGAAGCGACTCAAGCTTGCCGATCATTTCTGTTGAAAGGGGCTTATCAAACGACAGGACCATGATTGCTTCGCCGCCTGCTTCTTTTCTGCCTACCTGCATGGTCGCAATGTTCACGCCATGATCACCAAGGACTTTTCCTACATGCCCGATAACACCTGGGCGGTCCATATGCTGGATATACAAAAGGTTTCCTGATGGATGAAAATCGATGTTAAAGCCATCGAGGCTGACAATCCTTGGTCCGTAATGGTCAATGTAAGTTCCTCTCACCGTAAAAGATTCACCATCCCCACTTGCGGTTACTGTTATCGTATTTGCGTAACCATAGGAGTTTCCGGTCACTTTTTCACCAACCATGATGCCGCGTTCTTTGGCAATGTGGATAGCATTTACTTCATTTACTTTCATATCAATGCGGTTTTCAAAAAATCCTGCAAGCAAGGCCTTTGTTAAAAAAGAGGTTTCGAGTTCTGCCGCAGTGCCTGAATAAGTAGCTGTAAGCTCGCTGATTCCTTTGTTATGGCATTCTGAAACGATTTTTCCCATTTCTTTTGCTAGCTGGTGATAAGGTTGGATTTTTTGGTAAATTTCTTTGGACATGGCCGGAAGATTAATTGAATTGGCAACAGGGTTATTTTCAAAAAATGTTCTGATTTCACTTGCGACCTGAGTGGCAACATTCAACTGCGCTTCTTTTGTAGAGGCTCCTAGGTGTGGGGTGGCAATAACTGAATCAAACTTAAGTAAAGGGTGATTCTCTGGGGGGTTCAACTTCAAATACATCCAGTGCAGCACCAGCAATATGACCGTTCTCAATATAATGGGCGAGAGCCATCTCGTCAATTATGCCTCCTCTTGCACAATTCAGGAGATAGACCCCTTTTTTGGTTTGGCTCAAAGTCTTTTCGTTAAGAAGGCCTTTCGTTTCCTTCGTTAAAGGCGTGTGGACCGATATGATATCTGTTTCGGCGAGAACCTCATCGAACGTCGATAATTGAACGCCTAAAACGGCTGCACGCTCCTTTGTCAGGAACGGGTCGTATACCTTTACTGACATCCCAAAAGCCTTGGCTCTTTTTGCAAGCTCAGAACCAATCCTTCCTAAACCAATTATTCCTAATATTTTTCCGTAAAGTTCATTCCCAATGAATTTATTTCTCTTCCATTCTCCTTTTTTTACAGTAGAGTGTGCCTGCGGAATGTTTCTCATTAAAGCTGACATCATCGCAAAAGTATGTTCTGCGGTAGAAATCGTATTCCCATCTGGAGCATTCACGATGATAATTCCTCTTTTTGTCGCCTCGGCGATATCAATATTATCTACACCGACACCTGCACGGCCGACGATTTTTAGTGAGGGCATTCGATCGAGCAGTTCCTGGGTGACTTTTGTTGCGCTCCTGACGAGAAGGGCGTCAATCTTTTGTAAATCGATTGTTCCTGAGTCTACACTTCCGATATGTACCTGGATTCCCTTGTGTTCTAAAAGGGGCCTTAATCCTTCTTCTTTAATAGAATCTGCAGCTAGAACGTGAAACATCTTTTACCCACTCCTTTTATTGAAAACAAAGTGTTAATTTTCTGATTATTTTACAAAACGAATATTCTTTTGTCAAACTGCGAGATTGTTCATAAATACTATGCAAGCGCTGTCAAAATTATCGGATTTATTCTAAATATATTCTGTTAATCCGAATTTATCAGGAGTTTTTTAGCATTTGTGTGGGTCATTCCATGCCATGTCTCATTTTACATGGGACAGTCAAAAAATCGTCACAAGCAGACATCTTCAC belongs to Mesobacillus subterraneus and includes:
- a CDS encoding LysM peptidoglycan-binding domain-containing protein; its protein translation is MSKKGQAVQQGDIIGLMGNTGDSSGVHLHFEIHEEKWTYDKGNAVDPVLALGEATVGQPIVAMEQKSNQVTLETIAKLRLTDDTTNGSQGENLIGEGVEINGQNPVASVPQSVERQLKHTVQRGDTLWSIADHYNTSVEAIKQTNNINNSIITQGDILIIEKSAGKSYVVSSGDTLHSIARKTNTSVGKLKALNNLTSDTIQPQQILITR
- the sigX gene encoding RNA polymerase sigma factor SigX produces the protein MNSVFDELYQKYHHDVFQFLFYMVKSRELAEDLVQEVYIRVLKAYDRFEGKSSEKTWLFSIAKNVAIDHFRKQKGWKQRLLESFDMSARQVRDDQPLPEEMALQSEEIQVIYKCLDQCTVDQRMVIIMRYIHELTISETAEALSWTESKVKTTQHRALKTLKKLMEEMIEKEGMTSEKVTAKR
- a CDS encoding histidinol-phosphatase; translated protein: MLTDYHNHLERGTLTLDYLKQFTDTAAQKGIQHFGISEHAYHFYQTANILRNSWVDERRFYDMADYVHLFEKAWRNEIDVKMSIEMDYTPGKHKEMEQFIKSYNFDYVIGSIHWIDDFGIDLAEFREEWDKRDVYEVYRSYFDQVVTLAQSNLFDIIGHIDLVKIFKYVPEDENFLMEQYDRATSALAQSKTCVEISTAGLRKPTQTLYPDKKLLQMCFDKKIPIVLSSDAHVPEHVGADFDQALELAREVGYEEIVTFSKGERKSYPLG
- a CDS encoding M23 family metallopeptidase, producing MQDYIKRLLIAGIMALCISLLFLGGKHSQAEMLNIKELTSDWVWPAEGVITDLYGTRHGHHKGIDIAGEFKTPIHSVDKGVVTKSYYSGSYGHVVFIKHDNNLETVYAHLNKRNVKKRAGRSAR